The following coding sequences are from one Salvia hispanica cultivar TCC Black 2014 chromosome 3, UniMelb_Shisp_WGS_1.0, whole genome shotgun sequence window:
- the LOC125213426 gene encoding regulation of nuclear pre-mRNA domain-containing protein 1A-like, producing the protein MNSVFSEQILADKLSKLNSTQQCIETLSHWCIFHRSKAELVVTTWDRQFRSSEIAQKVPLLYLANDILQNSKRKGNEFVTEFWKVLPSALKELESKGDDRGKNVVSRLVGIWEERRVFGSQAKSLRDAMLGEELPPPLELRKKRSRSVRIVKKDSRSIKTKLSIGGTAEKIVSAFHSVFSEHNSEDEELSKCKSAVHRVKKMEKDVDVALTKAKDPSRKTLAKELEEEESTLKQCIEKLKEVENNRAALVAQLRDALHEQESELENVRTQMQVAQAQVEEATHMRKQLNEDRVFDSKPSTTPTDANPNSEQSSKKSAAAIAAEVADRLAASTSSQYIMTSVLSSFAAEAAKGAGLTPSSTSTTSFSSTQSNPMSKSENPPVSDPKAYMAAQINPSQNPYQTVMAQPSMQVPNSQALYHSVPNQPSMQYMQPGSYDYSGLSPMPPGPPPPAPPSYMVNPMVQMLPMGHQPSTVPQQQPMSVSQQQPPPPAGFRPLAPIQAPGMVYFSHPYRLQ; encoded by the exons aTGAATAGTGTGTTCAGTGAACAGATTCTTGCTGACAAGCTTTCGAAGCTCAATAGCACTCAGCAATGCATTGAGA CTTTATCGCACTGGTGTATATTTCACCGAAGCAAAGCAGAGCTAGTGGTTACAACATGGGACAGACAATTCCGCAGTTCAGAAATAGCCCAGAAAGTGCCTCTTTTATATCTTGCAAATGACATCTTACAGAACAGCAAGCGTAAAGGCAATGAATTCGTTACCGAGTTCTGGAAAGTTCTTCCTTCAGCACTCAAAGAGTTAGAGAGTAAAGGCGATGATCGTGGAAAGAATGTGGTGTCTAGATTG GTTGGGATATGGGAAGAAAGAAGAGTTTTTGGTTCTCAAGCTAAAAGCCTTAGAGATGCGATGCTTGGAGAAGAATTACCTCCACCTTTAGAGCTCAGGAAGAAACGGTCTCGCTCTGTCAGAATAGTTAAAAAGGACTCACGTTCTATAAAGACG AAACTGAGCATTGGTGGTACAGCAGAGAAAATTGTTTCAGCATTTCACTCGGTGTTCAGTGAACACAACAGTGAAGACGAAGAATTGAGTAAATGCAAGTCTGCTGTTCATCGTGTGAAAAAGATGGAGAAAGATGTTGATGTGGCCTTAACAAAAG CCAAAGATCCATCGCGCAAGACCCTAGCCAAAGAGTTGGAGGAGGAAGAAAGTACATTGAAGCAATGCATTGAAAAACTTAAAGAAGTTGAAAACAATAGAGCCGCCCTCGTTGCTCAGTTGAGGGATGCACTTCACGAGCAG GAATCTGAACTGGAGAATGTTCGGACACAGATGCAG GTTGCACAGGCACAAGTAGAAGAAGCCACACACATGCGAAAACAATTGAATGAAGATCGCGTATTCGACTCAAAACCATCAACAACGCCAACAGACGCCAATCCCAACTCGGAGCAATCATCAAAAAAATCCGCTGCTGCAATTGCAGCTGAAGTTGCAGATAGGCTAGCAGCCTCGACATCCTCCCAGTATATCATGACATCGGTTCTCTCCTCATTTGCTGCCGAAGCAGCTAAAGGTGCTGGGCTGACGCCATCATCAACCTCAACGACTTCTTTCTCATCAACACAGAGCAATCCCATGTCAAAATCCGAAAACCCGCCTGTTTCAGATCCTAAAGCTTACATGGCTGCGCAGATAAACCCTTCACAAAACCCTTATCAAACCGTCATGGCTCAGCCCTCGATGCAAGTTCCCAACTCTCAAGCCCTCTATCACTCAGTACCTAACCAGCCTTCTATGCAGTATATGCAGCCTGGTTCGTATGATTATAGTGGCTTGAGTCCTATGCCGCCTGGGCCTCCTCCACCGGCCCCTCCATCATACATGGTTAACCCGATGGTGCAAATGCTGCCAATGGGGCATCAGCCATCAACAGTACCTCAGCAGCAACCCATGTCGGTATCTCAACAGCAACCGCCTCCGCCTGCAGGCTTTCGCCCTCTAGCTCCTATTCAGGCACCCGGAATGGTATATTTTTCACACCCTTACCGATTGCAGTGA
- the LOC125213428 gene encoding short-chain dehydrogenase ptmH produces MAAYEKQVVVITGCSAGGIGHALALEFASRGCLVVATARSLSSVSDLQDNPNFFLQELDVSDDDSVRHALSTILENFGRIDIVVNNAGVQCVGPAAEVPMDMIQNTFNTNFFGSLRLIQAVVPHMASRKKGKIVNFGSVTALAPVPWGGVYTATKSAIHSISDNLRLELRPFGIDVITVVPGAIRSNIGETALAIYSRMPEWKLYKPFEKAIRARAVVSQTPKSTPAEVFAKKTVDAVLKEKPRAWFSFGHQSTLMAILYYVPLFIRDFIFRKMFKCS; encoded by the exons ATGGCAGCTTACGAGAAGCAGGTGGTGGTGATAACCGGCTGCTCCGCCGGCGGCATAGGCCACGCGCTCGCCCTCGAATTCGCCTCCCGCGGCTGCCTCGTCGTGGCCACGGCTCGCTCGCTCTCATCCGTCTCCGATTTGCAGGACAATCCCAACTTCTTCCTGCAAGAGCTCGACGTCTCCGACGACGACAGCGTGCGCCACGCGCTCTCCACGATCCTTGAGAACTTCGGCCGCATCGACATCGTCGTCAATAATGCCGGAGTCCAGTGCGTCGGCCCCGCCGCCGAGGTCCCCATGGATATGATCCAAAACACCTTCAacactaatttttttg GATCGTTGAGGTTGATTCAAGCCGTAGTTCCTCACATGGCATCTCGGAAGAAGGGCAAGATCGTAAACTTTGGAAGTGTGACAGCATTGGCCCCAGTGCCATGGGGAGGCGTCTACACTGCAACCAAATCTGCTATACATTCCATCTCTGATAATCTAAG ATTGGAACTACGACCCTTTGGGATCGACGTGATCACAGTTGTACCCGGGGCTATTAGGTCCAACATAGGAGAGACTGCTTTGGCAATCTACAGCAGAATGCCAGAATGGAAACTGTACAAGCCATTTGAAAAAGCAATTCGTGCTAGAGCAGTCGTCTCACAGACACCGAAATCTACTCCTGCGGAAGTGTTTGCAAAGAAGACAGTCGACGCAGTACTGAAAGAGAAGCCGCGCGCTTGGTTCAGCTTTGGCCATCAGTCCACACTTATGGCAATATTGTATTATGTGCCCCTTTTTATTAGAGATTTTATCTTTAGGAAAATGTTCAAGTGTTcatga
- the LOC125209003 gene encoding protein FAR1-RELATED SEQUENCE 6-like — MSMEEMSLHTEGIIEEVSSASLLANGQNDVLEDNTCEGGNEFVAPAIGMEFESYDDAYNYYNCYATEVGFTVRVKNSWFKRNTREKYGAVLCCSCQGFKRLKDGNHLRKETRTGCRAMVRMRIVDSKRWRVLDVNLKHNHLLGAETHQTNKKTSCGHKRKLLSNSDVEMQPVKLYRALVIDAGSDGNSNFSQKLAKTPSDQPNKLNLRKGDTQAMYNYLCRVQLTNPNFFYLVDLNDEGGVRNVFWADARSRAANVYFGDVIFFDTNCLSCKYEVPLVSFVGMNHHGQSVLLGCGLLASETIESYTWVLKSWLCCTSGPSPQTIITDRCKVLQSAVADVFPKSQHRFCLSHIMRKVPENLGGLRSYDAIRKALLKGVYEALKPYDFEAAWGFMVQHFGVSDNEWLRSLYEDRAQWAPVYLKDTFFVGLAAARLGETINPFFGKYLHKQTPLKEFLDKYELALLKKHKEEVIADTESRNSIPELKTRCSFELQLSKVYTRAIFKRFQLEVEEMYSCFSTTQIHVEGPITIFSVKERVLLEVNRREIRDFEVLYNPAASEVRCICSCFNFYGYLCRHALSVLNFNGVEEIPERYILSRWRKDYKRLYTHDHEAESSDTSEQAQWFNQLYRSALQVVEEGAISLDHYKIALRALEESLDRVHGIEDKVASLE; from the coding sequence ATGAGTATGGAAGAAATGTCTCTTCATACTGAGGGAATCATAGAAGAAGTAAGCTCTGCTTCTCTTCTAGCCAATGGTCAAAATGATGTTCTTGAGGACAATACTTGTGAAGGTGGAAACGAATTTGTCGCTCCTGCAATTGGAATGGAGTTTGAGTCCTATGACGATGCATACAACTACTACAATTGCTATGCCACAGAGGTAGGGTTTACTGTGAGAGTGAAAAACTCTTGGTTCAAAAGAAATACCAGAGAGAAGTATGGTGCTGTCTTATGCTGCAGTTGCCAGGGTTTCAAAAGACTCAAAGATGGGAACCACCTGCGGAAGGAAACAAGAACTGGTTGCCGTGCTATGGTGAGGATGAGGATAGTCGATTCTAAAAGGTGGCGAGTACTTGATGTTAACCTCAAGCACAACCATCTATTAGGAGCGGAAACTCACCAGACTAATAAGAAGACTAGTTGTGGACACAAGAGAAAGTTGCTGTCGAACTCTGACGTTGAAATGCAACCAGTCAAACTCTATCGTGCTCTTGTAATAGATGCGGGCAGTGATGGGAATTCCAACTTCAGCCAGAAGCTTGCTAAAACTCCCTCCGATCAGCCCAATAAATTGAACTTGAGAAAGGGTGACACACAGGCCATGTATAATTACCTTTGTCGTGTACAGTTGACGAAcccgaattttttttacttggtTGACTTAAATGATGAAGGGGGTGTGAGAAATGTGTTCTGGGCAGATGCTAGGTCTAGAGCTGCGAATGTATACTTCGGTGACGTGATTTTCTTCGACACAAACTGTTTGTCCTGCAAATATGAGGTTCCCCTTGTTTCGTTTGTTGGCATGAATCACCATGGTCAGTCGGTTTTACTTGGTTGTGGCCTGCTTGCTAGTGAGACTATTGAGTCATATACATGGGTATTGAAATCATGGCTGTGTTGTACGTCTGGGCCTTCCCCACAAACCATCATTACTGACAGGTGCAAGGTTTTGCAGAGTGCTGTTGCTGATGTGTTTCCGAAGTCTCAACACCGGTTTTGCTTGTCACACATCATGAGAAAAGTTCCGGAGAATCTGGGAGGTTTGCGTAGCTATGATGCTATAAGGAAGGCCCTTTTGAAAGGAGTTTACGAGGCATTAAAGCCATATGATTTTGAAGCAGCATGGGGATTTATGGTTCAGCATTTTGGAGTTTCGGATAATGAGTGGCTTAGATCGTTATATGAGGATCGAGCACAATGGGCTCCTGTTTACCTGAAGGACACTTTCTTCGTGGGTTTGGCTGCTGCGCGGCTTGGTGAGACGATAAATCCCTTTTTCGGCAAGTACCTGCACAAGCAGACCCCGCTGAAGGAATTCCTCGACAAGTATGAACTAGCATTGCTGAAAAAACACAAGGAAGAAGTGATTGCAGACACGGAGTCGAGAAACTCAATCCCTGAGCTGAAAACACGATGCTCGTTTGAACTGCAGCTGTCAAAGGTCTACACTCGAGCAATCTTCAAAAGATTTCAGTTGGAGGTGGAGGAGATGTATTCTTGCTTCAGTACGACACAGATACACGTTGAGGGACCGATCACAATCTTCTCGGTCAAGGAAAGGGTTCTGCTCGAAGTAAACAGGAGAGAGATCAGAGATTTTGAAGTTCTTTACAACCCAGCTGCATCTGAAGTTCGTTGCATCTGCAGCTGCTTTAACTTCTACGGTTATCTATGCCGGCATGCACTGAGCGTGCTGAATTTCAACGGAGTAGAGGAGATCCCTGAGAGATACATCTTGTCGAGATGGAGAAAGGATTACAAACGGTTATACACTCACGACCACGAGGCTGAGAGCTCGGATACTAGTGAGCAGGCGCAGTGGTTCAACCAGTTGTACAGAAGTGCATTGCAAGTCGTGGAGGAAGGAGCGATCTCCCTCGACCATTACAAGATTGCGCTGCGTGCACTTGAAGAGTCGCTCGATAGAGTTCATGGTATTGAAGATAAAGTGGCTAGCCTTGAGTGA